The sequence below is a genomic window from Lolium perenne isolate Kyuss_39 chromosome 7, Kyuss_2.0, whole genome shotgun sequence.
GTGCTCGCCGTTCTCGCCGTCTGCGCGGCGACGACGCCGGCGACGGCGTACCCGCCCGAGAGCTGCGGCACGCAGAACAGCTACTTCATCAACTGCCTCCGCCGCGGGTTCGGCGAGAGGTGCTGCGCCATGGTGGAGACCCCCAGGTGCTTCTGCCAGGTGGAGCGGGAGGCGGAGATCCACTGCGTTCCCGGCCGGAGCTGCCCCAGCCGTGGCCTCGCCAAGGTCGTCAAGGTCGCCGAGATGCACCTCCGCTGCATGAAGAACCTCAAGTGCAAGCGTGCCTAAGCTAGCTAGCTGTTTTCCTTTGTTTTCTCGCTGCCTCCCTCCTCTAGCGATGTACTTTGTCATTttggtttgttttgttttgagtATGCGTTGGTCGTGCTACACTCTTTGCATCCTCTTAATCCGTTCCATCTTAGGACAGGGTGATGTTTTCCCCATCTTGTGCGTTGTTCTATGTGATGAAATCTTTTTTGAGCTTTCTACGTGATGAAATCTTGCTAGATTGGTGTGGGTCAGTTTGTGGTGAACATGCATGT
It includes:
- the LOC127313648 gene encoding uncharacterized protein, which translates into the protein MASLKLTAVLAVLAVCAATTPATAYPPESCGTQNSYFINCLRRGFGERCCAMVETPRCFCQVEREAEIHCVPGRSCPSRGLAKVVKVAEMHLRCMKNLKCKRA